In Danaus plexippus chromosome 17, MEX_DaPlex, whole genome shotgun sequence, one DNA window encodes the following:
- the LOC116771508 gene encoding transcription factor hamlet-like, with amino-acid sequence MSSCAAAAMREKHAAPRRLASPPTSPLQRHPSPLGSPRPDEPLDLRVTHKRPQRLEDENCNLIPSPPPHPTHPAHPAHPALLQFCRRLPLALPASFGRYPFLPAAAATLLAPGAPRAPPVPQNAGVNRARDRYTCSYCGKAFPRSANLTRHLRTHTGEQPYRCKYCERSFSISSNLQRHVRNIHNKERPFRCRHCDRCFGQQTNLDRHLKKHEAENGDDNRRRSPEETYFEEIRSFMGRVAPARRTAAAASIADHT; translated from the coding sequence ATGAGTTCGTGCGCGGCGGCCGCCATGCGCGAAAAGCACGCGGCGCCGCGCCGCCTCGCCTCCCCTCCGACCTCGCCCCTCCAGCGACACCCTAGCCCTCTTGGTTCACCTCGCCCTGACGAGCCCCTTGACCTCAGAGTCACACACAAGCGACCGCAACGGCTGGAGGATGAGAACTGTAATCTCATTCCCTCACCGCCACCTCACCCTACTCATCCAGCACATCCAGCGCATCCAGCTCTGCTTCAGTTCTGCCGACGATTACCCTTGGCTCTACCGGCGTCTTTCGGCCGTTACCCCTTCTTACCCGCAGCAGCTGCGACCCTTCTAGCGCCAGGGGCGCCCAGAGCTCCTCCCGTTCCCCAAAATGCCGGAGTGAATAGAGCCCGGGATCGGTACACGTGCTCCTATTGTGGAAAGGCGTTCCCGCGAAGTGCTAATCTGACGAGACATTTACGGACACATACAGGCGAACAGCCTTATCGCTGCAAATATTGTGAACGATCATTCTCAATATCTTCGAACCTGCAAAGACACGTGAGGAATATTCATAACAAGGAACGGCCGTTTCGATGTCGTCACTGCGACCGCTGTTTCGGCCAGCAGACAAATCTGGATAGGCATCTCAAAAAGCACGAAGCCGAGAACGGGGACGATAATCGTCGCAGATCGCCAGAAGAGACCTACTTTGAAGAAATAAGGTCGTTCATGGGACGTGTGGCGCCAGCAAGGCGGACTGCCGCCGCCGCAAGTatcgcagaccacacctgA